In Callospermophilus lateralis isolate mCalLat2 chromosome 15, mCalLat2.hap1, whole genome shotgun sequence, the genomic stretch TACAGGTGCTGTATGGATTTAGTGGTTATTTATCTagatactttttctttttcttcaggttCATCTCTATGAAGATTCTTTTTTGTAAACAAGCTTTTGTAACTACCAAGATACAGAATAGTTTCATCACCCCCAATAAAACTTCCCACTAGAAATCTTAATAGTTATACTatgcttctatttctatcaagAACTTATTTGTTCTCTATGACTATAGATATGTCTTTCAAGAATGTCTCATATGAATAATCATATATCTTGTAAACATTTGAGATTAAATTTGTTTTGCTCAACATAATATTCTTGAGATTAATCCTAGTTATTACATGAGTCAATAGTCTTCCTTTTTTCCCTGTGCTTTCAATAATATGATGTACCACAGTTTATCCATTTACATGTTGAAAATAATTTAGTTATTTTGAGTATTTTTAGTCATTGAAACTgaactttccaaaatatgaaataaacctATGATGAAATGCTATTGAGattcaaaaatgaatgaaattacaATACATGCTGCAACATGGATGAAACAAAGATATTCTGCTAAAGAAATAAGTTGGGAACAAAATGAAACTCGTTGCATGATTTCAAGTATATGAGATGcctagaaaatttaaattcatGTAGACAAAGGGTAGGAAGTGGTTACCACCAGTTGGATGGGGTTGGAAATGGACAGTTACTATTCAAATGAGAAAAGACTTTCAGTTCGTGATGATGAGATTTTCTGAAGATAGAAAATAGTTATGGTTGCTCAACAGTCTGCATGTTCTTGCTGCCACTGAGTTGTACAGTTAATAATGGGCAAAATGTTAAAGTTtgacataaaaacagaaaaataaatgactaTTATATGACACAGTGTAAGTGTGAATAAAATGTAAGTGTAtataagtgtaaatatgaaagaaaataatacaaGCTAAGAAGACAGAGAGGCTGGGTAGGACTAGTTTATGTAAGATTAGACAGGAATCTCTGAGATAGGTATATTTTAAGAGAATGGAAAGAGCCAGCCTGCCATGCACTGAAGGGAGGGCATTTACAGCCAGTGAGATGTCCAGGGTAGAGCCTGAGGCAAGAACCATTGTCCAATGGCAGCAAGAGGTCTGCCATGCCTTCACAGATAATGTACGTGCATATGTGCACATGTGGGTACAGCTGGTGTGCAAGAGAAAATGAGTGTACATTCATAGGTATCTGTATTTTTCTCTATTGGAGACAAGGACCTTGACATGGCTAACCAGTCAACTGTGCTCGTGGTAACTCTTCAGTGAGAACTGGCAAAAGAGTTGACAAAGGAAGGATTGTGCTGTATTAAAGCAGACAGCCACCTAGTGTTGTGCTAGAGGCCCCAGGGAATGTTCTTTAGGTGAGTCTAATGTCTCCTAGAaagagttgtttaataatctgagGTAAAAGGCCAGGTCCAGGCTAACCCTTTTGGCAAGGTTTTTTGCTAAGCCCAGCCTCCTTCCTTGCTCTGAGGCATCTGCCAGTCCCAGGCTGGAGGGCCAGCTTCTGTGTTGCTGAAATCCTGCTGTGAAGAAGCCTCATAGTAAGTCCTTTATGTTGATATGCTTGATCAAGAGTCTAGGGGCTCAACTTGACTCTAGAGACCTGGAGGAGGCTTTTGACAGGTAACGGGCATAGGCACAAGCAGACAGAAATCATATTGGGGAAAACCACACCATCAAATTTCTTTAATTATCTATTGCAAAGGAGACTGCCTTTGTTTTCAAAGAGAGCCATGGAGCATTACTTCCATGGGATTGGGTTGCTAAGCTTTCCCAGCATGGAATAATTGGAAGAAAGCTTTGGAAGACAGAGATTttgaaaaaggagagagaggcAGTTTGTCTAATTGCCAAAGGTTCTGACTCAGAAAATACAGGGGAAACATGACAGGAAGTAGAGAGGAATCTAACACTGTGCTTGGGCAAAGGTATTGAGAAGTTTCTAGTGGGCTATTTTGTTGTGGGAGACAAAACACCAATCAAAAGCATAATCAAAAGTTATTTCTGGGGTAGGTTAGTGACTAGTAGATGAGTTGATCTGAGACTGGGACCTAAGTCTTCCTCTCTGTATCACTGTCTGCAACTTAGTGCCTGGAACTGAATAAATGAGAGTTAAGTGGCTCTGGAGGGAAATCATCTGCACAGATATGAACCTGGGGTTTGGTTTGCAGATGGCACAAAGGGAGGTCGGGGGAGAGAGGGAGCTTCTGCAGACACCTGGTTCTCCTGCTTTCCCACCTCTTAAGCCAATAGGCATGAGTGAGTGAAAATGTGGTTTTGCTCTCACAGCCACAGGAAGCATATTCCCTGTCTTCCAGCAGCAACACCAGAGGCCTGGGCTCTGGTGGTGCCCTCAAAGGCCCCTGCTGCATGTCACTGTGCTGACTTTTGTTAAAATACTGATCAACAATGTTACAAGGAAGGTTTCCTTTTCTAAATACTCAATCTAGAGGCCAGGAAGGGGTCACCCACTAATTCTTTGCCTGTGCCCAAGTTTCAGGACAAAGGGCATGTGTGGCAACTATGGGCTGCTTAACTAAACAAGATAATCTTTCTTGACTTATCTCATAGTAAGCTGAGGACCATGTTCCTGTTTCTAccattccttctccttcttctaagTCTGGTGACATCAGATACTGTAACCAATGAGGAAGTCCAAAAGACCTGCCCTGTGATGGCCTGTATTCCTCCAGGCATGAAGGGTTTCCCAGGCAAAGATGGACGTGATGGAGCCAAGGGAGAAAAGGGAGAACCAGGTACCTGTTGGCTCTTCCAGCTGTGTGACTCTTTACCTTCCAGATATAACTGGCTGGGGAAACAGGAGGAATGTCCTATCTAGGGAGGTTAAGGTTTTTTCTGCTATGTAATATAACTCAATTCAGAGATGCATCTCCTGTTCTCTGCCATTTTAGACCTCCACCCATCATTTTGTGACATGTTATCTTGCCTGTCCAGGAAAGCATCCTCCTTGGAACACAGGAGGATTGTTTCTTCACTGAGTCATTGGAATAAGTGGCTCAGAGTTTGGTCCTGAGtcaatgtctcctttctctgggaAGGGATTGCACATCAAGTTCTTGGGAAAAGAAAGCAAAAGCATAGAAAATGAgtcatgttttctttatcttcCAACAGGTCAAGGGCTCAGAGGCTTGCAGGGCCCACCTGGAAAGTTAGGGCCTGCAGGCCCCCCAGGTCCCCCTGGATCAAAAGGGGCAGTGGGTAGAAATGGAGACCCTGGAACATGTCCAGGTAAGATCCATCTAGAGAAGATTGCGTTAAAGGTGCTCAGATTTCCTGAACCCAAAATATCAGCTGGGAGGTGTCCTTTTCCTGACACTTTAAGGGAAGAGGCCTGACTCTGCTTCTTGTCCCAAGGCCCTCAGCCGACTCTAGGTTACTTGGATCCTCGAGGCATTGCCACCAATGCCTAAGTACAGATTTACTAATCTCTCAGGGCTGCTGCCTCACCAAGCATACCCTGGGCCCAGACAGAGTAAGTAGGACAACTGACTGTGGGCTTAATATGTCTTTTGTCCCAAGAGAGTATATCCATGTCATGGCAGTTATCTCTTCATAAGAAATCAAGCCAAACCTTAGTGGGTTCAAAGCACAATCATTTATGTAAATACAATTTTGTGCGTCAGCCACAGAAATTCTGGTTTTAGCTGAGCTCAGTCTGTGGTCAACTGATGAAGCCCATGATTTCATTCATATGTGGGTGTCAACTTGACTGAGAATAATTGAGCCACGGACCTCTTATCTGACAGGCCAGCCAGGGCTTGTTCAAATAACAGAAATTTTTATATCCCAAGTTGTAGAAAGAATAGAATCTTCAAGGCCTCCTGATGCTCACAACATATACATTACCATTTCTGCCACATTGATTGGTCCTAACAAGTCACAAATCTGACCCAGTTTCAAGGAGTGTCAAAATAGTCTCTATTTTTTTATGAGAGAAGCTGCTATTTTTTGCCATCTATGACAAACAACTTGCCTCAGACTCTCCTCACTCAAATAATGAGCaactcaaaatatatatatatatatatatatatatatatatatatatatatatatatatatatcatgatttcTTGAGTTTTTTCAGAATGAatttgagaaaacagaaacaaaacaacagaaacaaaacctgttcaaaataaaaatcttctgaCCTTTGTAGTCAATATTTACCAGCTCATAAACATTCCTTGAATGTTTATGAGCTGGTCATCAAATGAAGATCTATGTTTTGAACTGAGTGGAAATGGaggtatttttcttctttttgcttcttaatattttttatcttccttctatttttataCATCAGTGTAAAAGAGACTGTTTTGAAAAAGTTACCCACATTTCTGGGACCTCTTCTCAATAATGCCCCTTTGCTATGTTTTAATTTTCTAGAATGTGATACTAGCAGAGCTATTTTTGAAAGAGCAGCTCTCAAGGCAGAATTGGAAAGCCTCAAAAAGTGtaagttctctctctctgtcttattCTTCAAGCAACTTAAAGTTAGGGAATGGTGAAGGTGAGTGAATAGTTATTGAATACATTTAATTTTCTAGTACATGGATAGACATTTATTTTACTCTGATGTCATGAAGTATTCACAACTCCCTTAGGTAGAAGGAAGGCAAAAGGAATTTAAATTTCTCTCTCACGTGCACAATAGAATTTATAAGTGGAAAAATTTGTTTATCAACTGAAGTCAGTCTGACTTAGGAGACTCTAATCCTGGACTCTGATCTTTTCTCTCTGGAAATGGTATCTATGCCCCTTTGTTATGCTGGTTTCTAGACCTGGCAACAGGACCAAACTTGTTCTTTCTGATTGGGACCAAATAGGCTGAGACATTTCTATTTAGTCTCCAGTTAATGGTGTGGTAGAATTCAGAATTCCAAATTATATGTGTTCTACAGTTCTGATCCAGTGTGCCAGGGTGTCCCTTCTTATTAAGGTTGTGAGCCTTAACAAAACCAGAATATACTAGTTTAATTTGAATTTAAGTTTATTTTATCTGACAAGTCTACTGCGGAAACCTTTACTTGTAAACATACAGCAGGCAGGAGTTTAAAACAAGCTAGTTTTATCTACTTTTTTCCCATTTTAGTGCTATTGTTGTCTATCAACAAAAAAGTTGGAAAGAAGTTC encodes the following:
- the LOC143381468 gene encoding mannose-binding protein C-like; translation: MFLFLPFLLLLLSLVTSDTVTNEEVQKTCPVMACIPPGMKGFPGKDGRDGAKGEKGEPGQGLRGLQGPPGKLGPAGPPGPPGSKGAVGRNGDPGTCPECDTSRAIFERAALKAELESLKKLLLLSINKKVGKKFFWNSGETRNFDSAKALCAQFQASMATPLNAKENQAIQSFIKDSAFLGITDKENEGQFVDMAGRRVTYRNWNKGEPNNADSGEHCVQMLLDGTWNDVTCSSSFLAVCEFPA